CGGCCGTAATCATGGCGCGGGTGTAGCCCAGCTTCATGCGGGAGCCCACGCCGTAGGAGCCGCCCGACCAGCCCGTATTCACCAGCCACACGTTCACATCGGGGTGCTCCTCCATTTTCTGGCCCAGCATCTCGGCGTAGCGGGTAGGGTGCAGAGGCAGAAACACCTGGCCGAAGCAAGCCGAGAAGGTCGTTTGGGGCTCGGTAATGCCCATTTCGGTGCCCGCCACCTTGGCCGTGTAGCCCGACATGAAGTGGTACATGGCGTGGCTCTTGTCCAGCTTGCTGATGGGCGGCAGCACCCCAAAGGCATCGGCCGTCAGGAAGAAGATGTTCTTGGGCGAGTCGGCCACCGACGGCTCAATGGCATTCGGGATGTAGTGGATGGGGTAGGCCGTCCGGGTGTTTTCCGTCACCGACTTGTTGGCGTAGTCCACCGTGTGAGTGCCGGGCTTGAAGCGCGTATTCTCTACGATGGAGCCAAACTTGATGGCGTTCCAGATTTCGGGCTCCTTCTCCTGGCTCAGGTCGATGACCTTAGCATAGCAGCCGCCCTCGAAGTTGAAGATGCCCGCCTCCGGGGTCCAGCCGTGCTCGTCGTCGCCGATAAGGCCGCGGTTGGGGTCGGCCGACAGGGTGGTTTTGCCTGTGCCCGAGAGGCCGAAGAAGATGGCCGTGTCGCCGTCGCGGCCCACGTTAGCGGAGCAGTGCATGGGCAGGGTGTTTTTCTCGTGGGGCAGCAGGTAGTTGAGCACTCCAAAAATGCCCTTCTTCATCTCCCCGGCGTAGCCCGTGCCGCCAATCAGAATCATCTTCTTCGAGAAGTTCAGGATGGCGAAGTTCTTCTGGCGGGTGCCGTCCACGGCCGGGTCAGCCTCGAAGCCGGGGGCGCAGATGATGCTGAAGTCGGGCGTCCAGCTCGTGTCAGCGCCTTCGGCAGGGCGCAGGAACATGTTGTAGCAGAACAGGTTGTGCCAAGCCAGCTCGTTTACTACGCGCAGCTTCAACTCGTAGTCGGGGTTGGCGCCGGCGTAGGCCTCGCGCACGTACAGCTCCTTGTCTTCCAGGTACTGCACCATTTTGCGGTGCAGCTGGTCAAACTTGTCGGCGTCGAAGGGAATGTTGATGTCGCCCCACCACACCGTGTCCTCCGTGTTGGCGTCGCGCACCACAAACCGGTCTTTGGGGGAGCGGCCGGTAAAGGCACCGGTGTCGGCCATGAGGGCGCCGGTGTCAGTGAGCGTGCCTTCGCCGCGACGCAGGGCTTCTTCCACCAGCTCGGCGGGAGTAAGGTTGAGGTGTACCTTGGCGGCCTGCGAAAAACCTAAAGGCTGGAGACGTGGGAGGGCGTTGGCGACGGAGTCCATCATAAAGCCAAAATGGGAATTAGGGGTGGGTGGGAAAAGGGAATTTTTGCAACAAAAATAGACAAAAAC
This region of Hymenobacter sp. YIM 151500-1 genomic DNA includes:
- the pckA gene encoding phosphoenolpyruvate carboxykinase (ATP), with amino-acid sequence MMDSVANALPRLQPLGFSQAAKVHLNLTPAELVEEALRRGEGTLTDTGALMADTGAFTGRSPKDRFVVRDANTEDTVWWGDINIPFDADKFDQLHRKMVQYLEDKELYVREAYAGANPDYELKLRVVNELAWHNLFCYNMFLRPAEGADTSWTPDFSIICAPGFEADPAVDGTRQKNFAILNFSKKMILIGGTGYAGEMKKGIFGVLNYLLPHEKNTLPMHCSANVGRDGDTAIFFGLSGTGKTTLSADPNRGLIGDDEHGWTPEAGIFNFEGGCYAKVIDLSQEKEPEIWNAIKFGSIVENTRFKPGTHTVDYANKSVTENTRTAYPIHYIPNAIEPSVADSPKNIFFLTADAFGVLPPISKLDKSHAMYHFMSGYTAKVAGTEMGITEPQTTFSACFGQVFLPLHPTRYAEMLGQKMEEHPDVNVWLVNTGWSGGSYGVGSRMKLGYTRAMITAALNGELNEVEFVKHPVFGVEMPAAVPGVPTTILDPRNTWADKEAYDKTAASLAEKFVQNFQKFADFANDEILAGAPKVAVAAGV